AGGGTCAACCttagaccggcccaaccctgccgatcctggtccggttcccatagggattgggtcggtccttggtcctaaaattccaagaccaacactgtacgggttggtcttcggtcctaagagttttgggttaGTCCAACCTTGGATCAAccatgtatattatattatattatattatttataattcttttatatattcaaacctaagtaaaatgtctgttatattatattatattgagatgttctatcaatagcactaatagtaatttcaatttaaaacttttgttgagtattaattaagtgtcgtttgttttgttttcaggtgtttagaagttcaagtgaattaacaagatgtgaagttatatatattcatggtttatattaagtattttgaactttttttatggtttaattgtattttactaatgaatttcagctgcactttgcttttcaatttgtatCAAATGGTAGAAGCTTTTGAAGAGTAAAGTAATATTGCAGTTGCTACGGttatttgctagtcaagtggtgtgaagctcattttttggttgagtggactctacataatcaaatgcaagaaaacgcttttgcatatggtgttatgaatattaaagatagacgattacaagaactttccatcttgtcccatatctcgatgagcggttagcaagtacgaaatttctattattgtgtcatcttaaatttgctaaatatgtattgatatttatagtttagttgcacaatgccgcattgtcgatggatgtgtaatttgaatttgtaggtttgcttttttagggagtataaaaaataagatgaaaaaaattatcaatcggtcccgggttgactctggaaccggaccgaacccattgggtcggttcggtccttggtcccaagctcaatagggtcggtcatcggtcctaaaaattgaggaccgacactgtacgggttggtcctagggttagggggtggcccgaaccaacccggaccatgctcatccctagccatgatccatgtgttttgtttcttttctttaggcACAAGGTCTTAATTAATTTGGTTGGATAACCTGTATGATGAGAATattgggatcaagtgggagaatgtcatctatataatgtgatcccacatttttgGGATCCATGTCTTCCCTTTTAAGTAGCAATTATTCTACATGTGATTTTTCCACACTTCGTATATCTTCGTGACTACCGTCCATTTGGTAAACGCCTTGATAAGAGACATTTTATACAATGACAAATGTTCATTTCGTAAGGGAAATCACAAAGTCTAACCCAAACCCTTTCATttggaatacaccatcagtacaTGAGGGAATTGAGTTAATAAAGTGTACCTATAATTTCATCGAATTTCCATGAATTTCCAATGAACGCAAATTTGAACCATGGTTGAAGGTTTATTTTACATTGATCCTGTTTTTTTCACATATGATTTTATGTCTAACAGGCAGATGATAATGGGGAGTGAAGGTGGGTTTGGTGGGAGATTTCTCTTGTTGCTTCCCTGCAATTTGAACAGGAATAGaatgaagaggaaggaggatGCTGAGAGAATGTACACCCACGCGTCTTCATGAACATGTGATGgaagcgaagagagagagagagagagagagagagagagagagagagagagagagagatgtaacAGGTTTTGTAAGTTATCTTGGGTCTAATTTTTCACCCTCCATACCATTTCTCAATCTAGAGTAACGCATAtcaaaattattcattgaaaTCGGGATACAAAACTTTATGTTGCCTATATTATTTGTTATCTCTGCATTCGTGACTTATAACTGCAATAAGTCAATGTAAATACATTCTAACAATACCAATCACTCCCTTTAGATTGTCAACTTGATAGTAAGGTTTTTCACATTTCAATTGATCGACATCCTTATCAAATATCATAATCCTTGTACGTCCAATTGATGAATGACTGTGTactaaaaaagggaaaagagcttGATGATTGGATTCTaaaactaataaaataaattcattgaGAGTAACACAAATCTTTCGGGAAGAACGAGAGCAAGTGTTTAATAGACAAGATGAAATAAACAACTAAAATGATCGACAATAAACTCCTACGAAATGACTTGAAATAAATTATGAGTAAAGTGCTTTGACGGAAGTAAATCTTGTTCTTTCAATGCATCCTTCCTCTCAAGATGCGCTCCTTTTATGGTTCATGGATGGTTGGCCTCTACCAATGATGTGTGCGTAGGTCGAGTGATTATAGAAATAAGGATTTTCTGCGGATAAAGAAGGttcattttcaaagcataaaCGCACAAGCCACCACTTGAGGATAAATAATCAGAATAATGGCAACTCACCACCAATACGGTAAGGATTATTCCACTGGCTAGGGATAAAGAACTATTTAATTCAACACCAATGATGTTATATAAAGAATTAAACATAAATTCACTCAAATGgagaaattatcaaataatCATCAAATCGTCTATTCTCCTACAATTGAGAATTTGCATCTTTTTATAGAGGAACTAATACATAGGAAATAGACTAAGCATTAAAAACATGGGAACTACCAAACTAATAAGGACATAGGAACTAGAAATCTCCATGAAGACCCAAGAACTAGAAACTGCATTTAAGACATATAggaacttgaacttgaactctTGAAACCTAGAACACACTTAAGACTTATAAAACTAGGACGAAATACATTTGATTAAATGTAAAGTAACTAAAGTTGGACTCTAAATTCGTTCACCAGCCTAGACAGCCCAATAAACAtcttggaagatcaaccaacaCCAATACATATCAATCAAAACAATTCCAGTTGCTAGGTGGGTGattatcaattttgaaatcgATTTTGAACTTGTGTATCGATATCTTGATGGTTAATTGATAACCATGAAATTGATAAATACTCCATTGAATCGACAACTAATATGTAATCAACATGTTCAAATTTGAACCTGTCGAATCAAACCGTAGCAAAATTGACCTTTTTGCTTATAAACATAAGGATTGAGTTGAATTAATTAATGGGGTTTAAGTTGAGTTTACAAGTTGATCGATAGATTCCAATACCGCCGCGTCAACTAATAATTGTGCCCactcattaaaatcaaattttggctACATATTTGATCGTATAATTGTTCATTAACTAATTGATTTGACTACAATAGTCGTATGACTACAACTTTCATGTAACTCCGTTGGGAATTGCGCCCACCTAAGACGTCGACTACAATTaactctttcctctttttttaacCTTATATAGTTGATACGATTTCAGCCAAACTTCGTGAATCAGTGCCAAGGTTGCTCGCCATGAATGACTTTAACTAGAATGACGTCGACCCAGCTATCGACCTCAGGGTGTCCGAAGGATGAGTTCACACGTCAATTGAGCATCCCCGTCGAGGAATGAATGGATACGAACGGGTCCCGATATTTTGCACTCCTTTCGAAAGGTGAAGATTGAACGTTGGCCACTCATCATACGAAAAAACCCAAATAGTACGTTACGGTCGAAGATGATGAGGCTCTTCTTTACCCTGTGGCCCCTGATTGTGGAAGAAACCAAATGGAAATGGTTGTGCGTCGTCCTCACCGACAAGGAGACACCAATTTCGGAGGCACCCCGGCCCGGGAGTCGGGACACTTCTTATCGCTTCCCGATTGTAACCGTACAATCACGTGAACGTGCCATCGTAATCAAGCTCGAAAATATCATAACATCTCTTGAAATTGACTTATGAAGTCATGGACACGTTGTCCTATTCGAGTTCGATGTCGTAACCCGTCGTCCATGTTGAAGGTGTACGGCCGGGCGCCAAAGCCCGCTCTTCGGCATGTGGGGCCTGCAAAATCCTAATAAATTGACGAATTCCGATGGAAAATCCCACCCAACCCCAGTCCCAGACAATATTGTAGCAAAACTTCCTAGTCTAAAGTAATGCATGTTATCACATTTGAAAAACAGGTTTCTATCTCGTCGAAATAAAAcgatggactttttttttttttttgatgttaTCCAGCTATACATAGCTATTTGATTCCATGTCCAAATAGAAAACCGTAATTAGACTAGACGCAACCCTATGTCATTTATCCAGGAGATCGTATAATGATCAAATCAAACTTGAGGCTAAATAATTGAGAATGGACCTGATCATGAGACCAACAGCCACAGGtagaaaattatgcaaaaaaatcctaattttattACACTTTAAACAATTCAactataaacctttcaattgtgtaaattaaattctaaatattttcaggttatgtcaattgaatcaattcagtcaattttaactaaaaatcgCTAATATAGACACCAATAGTGTCACATAAGGCAATCAACACTAGTgtgcatatatttttttctttttattaatttttttctttttttctttctctttctttcttttcctttttttttcctaccaaGCCCTCGAGCTTCACCTCCTTGGTGAGCTCGAACCTCACTAGGAGCAGGTGAGGGTCACCCTCACTCACAATCAATGAGGCCAATCTTGCTAGCTCTTGTGTCTGGCCAATTCTCGAGTTTCAGTGAACAGttaaaagaagatgaagggaagaaaaataaaggaaagaaagaggaaaataataaataaataaatgcccGCCTATTTTCACCCCTTATTAGCTCCTGACACCTATTTTTACATTGAATCGACTATATTAACTCTTACAGGCCCCACTTTAGACTTAATATTATTTCTtacctatctttttttttttttttttttcatttgtttcattttaCTAGGGACAAACTACCCATGCCCATCTCAAATAATGTTTATTGATAATAAATAAGGGCCACTCTTGATTTAAGACTAACACTTGccttcatttcttcattttttggtttttttccttttctttctcaatttggaacaaaattggtgcacctctttttaaaaaatagtttattttaTGGAGAATAcctaattattttgtttatggcaaaaaaaaaataattaatttgttaatgattgttatatttctctttttatattaGGAAACAATCATTCAAAAAGTAATTTAAGTACAAGTAAGAGCATAATCTTTGAGTAAAttacatataatatatacaaCATCCACAATATTCAATCTTTGAATGAATTCTCATAAATTTTGTACCAAAAGTGAAAGTCAAAAAATTTGCTATTGAGGAtaatctacaaaaaaaaaaaaaaaaagtaaataatttgcACATAAAATTAACACTTCTTTACTATAATATATGATTAGTGCCTGCTCAAGTTATAATAATGGAAAGCACGTTCTAAAGAAGACAAAGATGAacgaaacttttttttttttttttggaaaaggtAAGAACATATTGAGCTTTAAACCAAACTATACAAGAGAGTTCGGCACTAAAAACTTATACTCAAAGTGACAACACCTCAgaatgagtggaagggagccgaaaaaacaaagaagaccgCAAAACAAAGCGGCCAAAGCAAACAAAGCAGAATAGCctaaaaaaaggcaaaagcaaaAACAGCACAGCAAGCTACGGCCCCACGGACAGTGAAGCCATCAGACGCGCCAAGCAAAGATCAACAACAGATGAACAAAACATTGAAATGTTACGGGTGTGAAAGAATTGGTTAGggtaaaaaaaagttgttggaaGATGATGTgggtaagtttttcttttattaaaattgaaaaaagggtaagaaataatattaaattaagaGCAGGAGCCGCAAGGGATAATATAGTCAATTTAATATAATATGAGATGTTAGGAGTCAATATAAGGGTGAAAATAATATGAACCtagataaataatttgaaaaaaaattaaaattattcatgtcaatgCCGGTCACGTCACGTAAAACGGTCGGCTTCCATGTCAGTgttaatttgtcaaaatttgccaaatggattgaattggcttCAACACAGGCTTCAAAAGTCAAATACTTTTACAAGGTTCTGAAGTTGCACCTTAGATACTTTTAATAAGCCTGGGCGCAGATTCAAAACGAAGACAATTGCAAATAGATAGTAATTGAGGCATTCGTAGAATCATCCTGCCTTTTGGTCATCTACAAAGCTGTTTGTTTGTTTCGGGATACTAAGGAAATCGTTGATGGACCGGACGTTGAGGTCAGTGACCCAAGGCTGGCTTCCAATTTTGCAATACAATGGAGAGGAAGGTTGTTCaattggaaaaaaggaaaaaaaaaaaaaatcctttccCGAGGCACATCTACTGGCACCCCTCTACCAATTGAAATATGTTTCCCCGACCAGTTATAtcccctccaaaaaaaatacataaatgagAAGTTTATTCGATAAGGTTAATAGATAGGACACCTCAACTGCATGCATTACTATACTAAGTCGAGGGTTTGATGACTGAGTTCGGACCATTGTGTTCATTAGGTAAAATGGCGAAATGAACCAAGGATCAAAATGCATTGAGCAATGGCCCTTCCACTCGGCACCGTCGATACCGTGGCCAAAAGATGAAGTTGGTAAGGATTAAAATATTTCTCCATAGTTTTCATCGCCTGTCCAAGGGTGAGCCCTAGGATATCTATCtttatgaggaagagaaaaaagctTAAAGTCTCTATACTTATTACTACTATTTTACACTTAGGGCAACAAGACATCTATTTACTCTGCCATCTGTCGCTCCATCCCCGCAGGGCATACAACCGGTCAAATAACAAATCAAAGAGAAGCAAGTGGGCAAATAGAAGATTTCAAGAGGTCTGTATCGATCGACTTAAAGATGACTAGTTCCGGAAGAATAAGGGGCATCAAATTTTCCGTATCTTCACGGCTAGCACCAGTGGAAGCAGAGAAAAAGAACCCCGAACCGACAAGCCACGACGCGTGGGGACCTTCATTTTTGGAAAGTACCCAACCAACCATGCCAAGTTTAAAGAGCTCTCTCCAGAAAGAGACAAGTTCTCAGTGGAAGACCAAGAAAGCTTCAAGAATTTCGTAAAGTGATCATTGAGACTAATCTGCCGGGTAAAAGCGAGAGCAGGGTTACAGCAAGCTGGGAAAGACAGAGCCGTAGGAGATGCTTTCAAGAAAAGCTTTACTCCACCAAGGAGCAGGATATATACCGACTGTAATAGTCGGACTCGAAATATCAGGTATGGGCAACTCACTTCAAGTAAATATGGCGAGACGTTAACAACGCAAACGCACAAAAGATCACCCATTCCCGGTCCCATGTAGAGCCACCATCCACCACCACTAGTAGCCGCCACCTGTCGTCATCGACCACTATGGTCGTCATCGCTGCCTAACGTtgctctcactctctctctctctctaaccaaCGTGTTTTGTCTGCAACTACCAAATCTTTGTCATCACACATTAACCTCTAACCCCATGACATTGGAATTCCTAGGGACTCTTATCATGTCTAGAGGAGATGCCAATCAAACTCAAAATCCAGAGGACACCGAGGAGATAATCACGTAGCAACCGTAGTTAATCGCAGGTCTTTTCTTCGAACATACATATCATCTTACAATAAAAATAGTCCATAGTGTTCTGATACCTTTCAAAGGCCTAATGAAAGTCCATATGAATGGGCATTTCATCAATACATTATCACTAGACATAAGAACTGGAATTCTTATTCCATTCCACTCTCACTTTGAGGTCTTTTTCGCTCCATTCATTTCCACCTCATTTCACTCATACCAATTTACTTtattattgcatattagttCATAAGTATTGCGGAGGTTTAACATCACCAAATAAGTTCACTGGAGAATGACCTTCTCAAAGCTGTGTGAGAACATTAGCAATCATGCATCCACGCACTTTGCACAAAGCCTCCAGTGGCTCTCTCTTCGGCATTGTGATTCCCGTCCCTTCGGACAAGTCCACCGGTTCTTCGCCGATTGGTTCCCACTCGAAGCATTGAATAAGCGCTGCTAGAGCCAAACTCACCATTCTATTGGCAAGGCCAGCACCAGGACAACTCCTCCTCCCCATCCCAAACGGCAACAATTGGTATGCATGATCATCTTCTAGTCCCTCATACCTCTTTGGTATAAAACTTGTGGGATCATCCCACACTTTTGGATCTCTCTGAATTGCCCATGCATTTACTAGGATCATGGTGCCTCGAGGAACATTGAACCCGCCGATCATGCAATCCTCAGCAGACTCATGAGGCACTAGGAGTGGTGCCGGCGGAAACAATCGAAGCACCTCATTGATGATGTTTTGAAGGCAAGGTAGCTTGTGGATGTCTGCTTCATTAGCTAGACGGTCTCGGCCAACAATGTCGTCTAGTTCTACTTGAGCTTTTTTCATGACGTCTGGATGGTTGAGTAGGAGAGACATGGCCCATTCCATTGTCACCACGGATGTGTCCATGCCCGCACTTAGCATTGACTGTCACAAATTGTGTTTAAGTAACAAAGTATGCTCAATAGTTTCAAAAATAGATCAAACTTGTTTTCCAAACTAAAGAACAATCAAATTCAGACGTAaagaggaaaatgcaaaggaaagGGTAATTGGTCACTCTTATGGTCTTGTTCATGTATAAGTGCAAACTTTATTTGTTTAATGCATCATGTAGATGTAGAAGTGATGTTCTACGGTGGCTTGTCAATGGTGACAGATTTTTTGACGACAGACTTCGGCATGGTTCGACGGGTACTTAGCTCGAATCGATCGGATTCGGAAAACATGCGTaagttcaagaaagaaaaatagaatttgagCTCAGTCATTTTCTGCGCACAGGATAGAAGATCCAACAAATTTTGTAATTGACAATTCCACGCATATTGCGCCCTATAAAAGCTCTTTCGTTttgtcctttctcttctttctactTTGTAATAAATGACAAACTAGATAGCAGCCactattgaagaaagaaaaatgcaaaacctTGGTGCATATAAGTCTCTCGGATAGAAGCCCAATTCATTGAACCAGTGGATGAAAAGGATTCCACATGAGACCATATAATTCAATGGTACATATGTATCGGGGTCACATACATTAGGATCATGCAATAATGATTAAGAAATCCTAtactcaaaatagaaaagaaaaacaagaccTTTTACGGAATAAATTAAATCATTGATGTGAAACTAGCTATGCATTCTGTCAGgtatagaaaagaaataaattagtCGTCAAATTTGTAAAATGCTAAAAGGAGGCGGCGCTTTTAACGTTCTAACTTCATGAAGGTACATGTATTAGAAGATGCTAAACCATCATTCAAACCTAAGGGTTataaatgatgatttttttttttttttttgggaggcgAGTCAAATTTTTGTCTATTTGCTCCCTTCGCCTCTCGTTGCCCTTCTTTCCAAACAAACCCACGTGTTCTTACCACTCTAAGCTCGCAAGGCGATACTGCAACAAATGACTTGTTattcctattttcttttgttggtgagGGCCGAAAGACTTCAGTCAAACTCAGAAACATAAATTGTGAAGAACCATCTCACTGTACATGCGTAAGTCAAGTGAACAGAACATGTGTTATGCACATACCAAGATTTGGCCTTTGATGACGTCGTCCGAGTAGCCCTCCAGCAGCATGGAATCGATCATCGTCTTGCTCTCCACCTCTCAGCCGCTGTcgcttctcttccttcttgaCCGGAGCTCATCTATCATGCCCTGCAAGATCACATCGGACCTCTTAGCCACGTCCACCATCCTCCGTTCTCTCCCCTTGAAGTCCACTACCCTCCTCAGCACCGGCAAGAAATCAACCGGGTCCATCCCGCTCAGCTCGAATGTCTCCTTTATCAACTCCACTAACCGCCTGGCCACCTCGGTGTCACCTGCATCGACGGTAGCCCCAAAACAGCGCTTCCCAGAGATCATCCTCATGATGATGTTGAAGGACATCTCCTCCAGCCTCGACCTCATCTCCACCCTCGTGAAACCGCCACCCCCTGCCGCCGCCGTGGCCACCTCATAAAGGCTCTTCACGAGGAGCCTTACTTCCTCCAGCCGGCCAGTGAGGGAGCAGGCAAGGCCGTGGGGGGAAAGGATTTTGAGTGCTGTGAGGCGGCGGAGGTTGCGCCACTGGGGGCCGTAAGGGGCAAAGCCGATGGTCGTGCCACCATAGAACATAATCTTGGCACAGAGCAGGCAGGGGCGGTTGGCGAGGACAATGTCATTCCTGGTAAAGCACTCCTCGGCCGCGGATGGGGAGGATATGACAACCACGGAGCGGGAGccaaaggagagggagaggaccGGGCCATAGCGGTTAGAGAGAGACTGAAGGGTCCGGTGAACTGGCTCATTAATAAGGAGGAGGTGGCCGATGATAGGGAGTGAAGGCGGGCTCGGTGGGGAATTCCTCTTGTTGCTTCTCTGCAATTTgaacaagaagagaaggaaaaggaaggccGATGCTGAGATTAGGTGCATCCCCACGTCTTCCATGAAGATGCTACggagggggggggggtgggggcgcggcgaggaggaagagagataTAGTGGGGAGAGGGATGACATGGTTTTATAGGGTTTGCAGTGTCTAATTTTCCACACAAACGACAAAAGATTTCGTGTAATTGACATTTCCACGTGTATTGCGCCCTATAATTGCTCTAATTTTGTCctttctgcttctttctccttcgaAATCTACAACAATCTAAAAGCAGCTaccattgaagaaaaaaaaaatgcattgtCCTGTCACACATGACTCTCGGGGATGTGAGCCCGATTCATTACACTTTGGATGAAAAGGACTCCACCCTAGAAAAAACAACCCTATACGGTCCATCAATGCATTCATTGTGATCATGCAataatgacaaagaaaaaacaacccTTTAcgcaaaatagaaaagagaaataagattatttaaaatataaatcatatatGTGAAATCAGTTTGAATTTTGtcaaccattaaaaaaaaaattaatcatttgaTTTGCAATATCCTTAGAAAGAACTGCCGTTTTTAATGGTCTAAATTCATGAAAGTATGTGTATTGGAAGATTCTTGTTGacatttaatttaaattcatttttagaaataaaagataattttttattatagagggaaattttgaa
The window above is part of the Eucalyptus grandis isolate ANBG69807.140 chromosome 6, ASM1654582v1, whole genome shotgun sequence genome. Proteins encoded here:
- the LOC104451127 gene encoding cytochrome P450 81Q32-like translates to MIDSMLLEGYSDDVIKGQILSMLSAGMDTSVVTMEWAMSLLLNHPDVMKKAQVELDDIVGRDRLANEADIHKLPCLQNIINEVLRLFPPAPLLVPHESAEDCMIGGFNVPRGTMILVNAWAIQRDPKVWDDPTSFIPKRYEGLEDDHAYQLLPFGMGRRSCPGAGLANRMVSLALAALIQCFEWEPIGEEPVDLSEGTGITMPKREPLEALCKVRGCMIANVLTQL
- the LOC120285941 gene encoding isoflavone 3'-hydroxylase-like, which codes for MEDVGMHLISASAFLFLLFLFKLQRSNKRNSPPSPPSLPIIGHLLLINEPVHRTLQSLSNRYGPVLSLSFGSRSVVVISSPSAAEECFTRNDIVLANRPCLLCAKIMFYGGTTIGFAPYGPQWRNLRRLTALKILSPHGLACSLTGRLEEVRLLVKSLYEVATAAAGGGGFTRVEMRSRLEEMSFNIIMRMISGKRCFGATVDAGDTEVARRLVELIKETFELSGMDPVDFLPVLRRVVDFKGRERRMVDVAKRSDVILQGMIDELRSRRKRSDSG